The following is a genomic window from Caldicellulosiruptor danielii.
AGGCAAAAGCAAATGAAAGTAGCAAGGTTATTGGATAGCTTATTAGAAGCACCACAATGTATATGATTTTTGTGACATTATAAATGGATATAAAAGAGACCAAAAAAATCAACAGAACAACAATTAAATAGTGACTTATAAAGTGGATTATGCTAAACTGCTTTGAAAGAATTCCTTCAACCACATTAGCCAAAGTATAGATTGTACAAATAAACAGAATACTAATTACCACTGAAATTAACAAAACATCTACTCTCTTTGAATATATATATAAACTCACACACAAGCACAGGTATATAAGTGAAGCTAACTTTAAACTCAATCTTACTACATAAGGCCTCATTTTACTTCTCTACTTTCCAAAGAGAAAACTTATAAATATGTTACACCCTTATGTGAGAAATTTCAAGCCTATCAAAAAAATTTTTTGTTATTCCCACTCAATTGTAGCAGGTGGTTTTGAAGTAATGTCATATACCACTCTATTTACTTTTTTTACCCTGTTTACAATCTCATTTGAAACCCTCTCTAAAACTTCATAAGGTATTTTAGCCCAGTCGGCTGTCATTCCATCAATGCTTGTAACAGCCCTCAAGGCAACCGTGTAATCATATGTTCTCTCATCACCCATGACACCAACACTTTTTATATTAGTTAACACTGCAAAGTACTGCCAAATTTCATTGTCAAGACCGCTCTGTTCAATTTCTTTTCTAAAAATCCAGTCAACCTCGCGCAGTATTTCCAATTTCTCTTGCGTAACCTCACCAATTATCCTTATTGCAAGACCTGGTCCGGGAAAAGGCTGTCTTTTGACAATCTTTTCAGGTATTCCTAATTCTATTCCTACCCTTCTTACTTCATCTTTGAAAAGTTCTTTGAGAGGTTCAATTATTTTTTCAAATTTTATTTTTTTGGGAAGACCTCCTACGTTGTGATGACTTTTTATTGTTGCAGCCTTGCCAACTCCACTTTCAATCACGTCAGGATAAATAGTCCCCTGCACTAAAAACTTTATATCACCAAGCTTTTCAGCTTCTTCTTCAAAAACCCTTATAAATTCCCTTCCAATAATCTTACGTTTTTCCTCAGGGTCAGTAACGCCTCTTAAAGCTTCCAAAAACCTATCTTTTGCATCAACTCTGATTACATTCATGTCAAACTGGTCTTTAAAAATGCTCATAACCTCATCAGCTTCGCCTTTTCTCAAAAGACCATGGTCAACAAATATGCAATAAAGATTTTTCCCTATCGCTTTGTGAACAAGGACTGCTGCAACAGAGGAGTCAACACCACCTGATAGAGCACATACCACTTTTTGGCTTGCAACAATGCTTTTTATCTCACTGACCTTTTCCTCAATAAATGATAAAGTTTTCCAATCACCACTGCACTGGCAAATATTAAATAAAAAGTTTTTTATAATTTCCCGTCCATACTCGGTATGAACAAC
Proteins encoded in this region:
- the guaA gene encoding glutamine-hydrolyzing GMP synthase produces the protein MKHEIVIVLDFGGQYNQLIARRVRECGVYCEIWPYDTPIKKIISANPKGIIFTGGPSSVYEPNAPMIDKMLFETGIPILGICYGNQLIAHLLGGKVAKALFREYGKTHIKYDTSSLLFSRIPEHSVCWMSHTDFVEKLPEGFKVLASTENCPIAAFGDDTRKIYGVQFHPEVVHTEYGREIIKNFLFNICQCSGDWKTLSFIEEKVSEIKSIVASQKVVCALSGGVDSSVAAVLVHKAIGKNLYCIFVDHGLLRKGEADEVMSIFKDQFDMNVIRVDAKDRFLEALRGVTDPEEKRKIIGREFIRVFEEEAEKLGDIKFLVQGTIYPDVIESGVGKAATIKSHHNVGGLPKKIKFEKIIEPLKELFKDEVRRVGIELGIPEKIVKRQPFPGPGLAIRIIGEVTQEKLEILREVDWIFRKEIEQSGLDNEIWQYFAVLTNIKSVGVMGDERTYDYTVALRAVTSIDGMTADWAKIPYEVLERVSNEIVNRVKKVNRVVYDITSKPPATIEWE